In Candidatus Bathyarchaeota archaeon, one DNA window encodes the following:
- a CDS encoding site-specific integrase — MFQRVGGEVLKECPNCHNGKIWKAGKIQTLRGTVQRYQCQNCLTRFSEKTNTANPNISNMEVILENKINGEIESKILEFLWWMKKQGYKEATITTRGLRLRRLVNLKADLNDPETIKSTIALQTKWKESQKEAMVFAYDLYAKWAGLKWERPHYTAVRTLPFIPQEREIDDLIAGCTKNIALFLQIDKETGARSGEIYGINTEEQIDMETRTLKVTAEKGSNPRIFKISNKLYNMLLQANPKNGKLFYRYKNLNCLRRSFDRQRKRIALKFGNTRLNKITFHTLRHWKGTMEYHKTKDILHVMSVLGHKNIKNTLLYVQLQEALFQEENSYICKVAKTPLDRMQLIEQNFEFVEQTDGMSFYRKRKSV, encoded by the coding sequence GTGTTTCAAAGAGTAGGGGGTGAAGTGCTAAAAGAATGTCCTAACTGCCATAATGGAAAAATTTGGAAAGCTGGAAAAATACAAACCCTTCGGGGAACAGTTCAACGTTACCAATGCCAAAACTGCCTAACCCGATTTAGCGAAAAAACAAATACCGCTAACCCCAACATTTCTAACATGGAAGTGATATTAGAAAACAAAATCAATGGTGAAATAGAAAGCAAAATTTTAGAGTTCCTTTGGTGGATGAAAAAACAAGGCTACAAAGAAGCAACCATAACCACTCGGGGCTTACGATTACGCCGACTTGTCAACTTAAAAGCCGACTTAAACGACCCTGAAACCATAAAATCAACAATTGCCCTGCAAACAAAATGGAAAGAATCACAAAAAGAAGCAATGGTCTTTGCCTACGACCTGTATGCTAAATGGGCTGGCTTAAAATGGGAACGCCCACACTACACCGCCGTTAGAACGCTACCTTTCATTCCTCAAGAACGGGAAATAGATGATTTAATCGCTGGATGCACCAAAAACATCGCCTTATTCCTTCAAATTGACAAAGAAACTGGCGCTCGCTCAGGTGAAATTTACGGCATAAACACAGAAGAACAAATTGATATGGAAACAAGAACCCTTAAAGTGACCGCTGAAAAAGGCAGTAACCCCCGAATCTTCAAAATTTCCAACAAACTCTATAACATGCTACTGCAAGCTAACCCCAAAAACGGCAAACTATTTTACCGCTACAAAAACCTAAACTGCCTGCGCCGAAGCTTTGACCGCCAAAGAAAACGAATCGCCCTAAAATTTGGCAACACACGCCTAAACAAAATCACATTCCACACACTGCGCCACTGGAAAGGAACAATGGAATACCACAAAACCAAAGACATACTCCACGTAATGAGCGTTCTCGGACACAAAAACATCAAAAACACGCTTCTTTACGTCCAACTGCAAGAGGCATTATTCCAAGAAGAAAACAGCTACATCTGCAAAGTCGCAAAAACCCCACTGGACCGCATGCAACTAATAGAACAGAACTTTGAGTTCGTGGAACAAACCGACGGCATGTCATTTTACCGAAAACGCAAAAGTGTCTAG
- a CDS encoding winged helix-turn-helix domain-containing protein, with product MAKLRKSAVQIRFEILEYLFFNSKPQLRTVVWRKSTSMAYDDFLKHLLFLEEKGLVKESAEGNCGLTEQGRNLYVELRKFLPSLL from the coding sequence ATGGCGAAACTACGCAAGAGCGCGGTGCAAATACGCTTTGAAATCCTAGAGTACCTGTTCTTTAACAGCAAACCGCAGCTTCGCACGGTGGTTTGGCGTAAATCCACCAGCATGGCATACGACGACTTCCTAAAACACCTGCTCTTTCTTGAGGAGAAGGGGCTGGTTAAGGAGTCCGCCGAGGGCAACTGCGGATTGACCGAGCAGGGACGAAATCTCTACGTGGAGCTACGCAAATTCCTGCCATCGCTACTTTAG
- a CDS encoding DUF2252 domain-containing protein: MTKSISMLDEVSGREIRFQQGKALQYKVPFGSHRGWKPSKNRVDPIGLLLEQDKGRIQELLPIKYGRMSKSPFAFLRGSAVIMASDLANTPISGIETMLCGDAHINNFGIFATPERQLVFDVNDFDECYPGPWEWDLKRLVTSVVVAGREKLFRDSDNYKAAKLVVKAYRKTLLEFTKMSTLDMWYYHVNEAKVLKVFNRSKKGAMVADKAFKHARLRTQEQTLEKLTQKVDNGRRFVSDPPLMIPFTEILSSKVVNAVEKRKLTKETVEKVWLEYINSLPKYRRVLLNRFKIVDLALRVVGVGSVGTRCTVMLLRGGTSDNMIILQQKETGPSALERYLPHRKFLSQAQRVVIGQKLMQASNDIFLGWSHNSASTRDYYWRQLKDMKGSIDVSLLNLKSFIIYSMTCAHCLARAHARTSGVAMIAGYLSKGSSFDSAIAEFAADYADQVAKDFDALLDAISSGRIEAQIDV, translated from the coding sequence ATGACAAAATCTATATCCATGTTAGATGAAGTTTCGGGCAGAGAAATTCGTTTTCAACAAGGGAAAGCCTTACAGTACAAGGTACCTTTCGGTAGTCACCGTGGTTGGAAACCATCAAAAAATCGGGTTGATCCTATTGGTCTGCTTTTAGAACAAGACAAGGGTCGCATCCAAGAGTTATTGCCGATTAAGTATGGACGCATGTCAAAATCTCCATTTGCATTTTTAAGAGGATCCGCTGTGATTATGGCGTCTGATTTAGCCAATACACCGATTAGCGGAATAGAAACAATGCTTTGTGGAGATGCTCACATAAACAATTTTGGCATTTTTGCGACACCAGAACGTCAATTAGTTTTTGACGTTAACGATTTTGATGAGTGCTATCCTGGTCCATGGGAGTGGGATCTAAAACGTCTAGTAACTAGTGTAGTAGTTGCAGGTCGAGAAAAGTTATTTCGTGATAGCGATAACTACAAGGCAGCAAAACTTGTCGTTAAAGCTTATCGTAAAACGCTTCTTGAATTTACAAAAATGTCCACTTTGGATATGTGGTATTACCATGTAAATGAAGCCAAGGTATTGAAAGTCTTTAATCGATCAAAAAAGGGCGCTATGGTTGCTGACAAAGCATTCAAGCATGCCCGTTTAAGAACTCAAGAACAAACCCTTGAGAAACTCACGCAAAAAGTAGATAATGGGCGTCGTTTTGTCAGCGATCCGCCTTTGATGATTCCATTTACTGAAATTCTATCAAGCAAGGTAGTCAACGCTGTTGAAAAGAGAAAATTAACAAAAGAGACTGTTGAAAAAGTTTGGTTAGAATACATTAATAGTTTGCCAAAATATCGGCGTGTACTATTGAATCGTTTCAAAATTGTTGATTTAGCTTTAAGAGTTGTCGGAGTGGGTAGTGTTGGAACGCGCTGTACGGTTATGCTTTTAAGAGGAGGAACTAGCGATAATATGATAATTCTCCAACAAAAAGAAACGGGTCCTTCAGCGCTAGAGCGTTATTTGCCTCATAGAAAATTCCTTAGTCAAGCACAACGTGTGGTAATTGGGCAAAAATTGATGCAAGCATCAAATGATATTTTTCTAGGTTGGAGCCATAATTCTGCATCTACTCGGGATTATTATTGGCGTCAACTAAAGGACATGAAAGGATCTATTGATGTATCACTTTTGAATTTGAAAAGTTTTATCATATACTCCATGACTTGTGCTCATTGCTTAGCGCGAGCGCATGCAAGAACAAGTGGAGTTGCAATGATTGCAGGGTATCTTAGTAAGGGTTCATCTTTTGATAGTGCTATAGCTGAGTTTGCTGCTGATTATGCAGATCAGGTTGCAAAGGATTTTGATGCTCTTTTGGATGCAATTTCCTCTGGCAGAATTGAAGCCCAAATTGATGTTTAA
- a CDS encoding NAD-binding protein has translation MSRNKKIFDKKPLKRRTKKESRKLGFIFYQALYGPSVFLKAIYRQLILLAVMFVWGAAIFYYFENMPYLSALLAAVSTVTTLGFYGPNNGNLFTIDPMEAVLLIIMIVISVGLVASILQTSAKTMTKGDLAKGHAEKKLIQKLKGHVIVLGYTHLGKYVTEKLEDIGLDHVVVTKNPIKYEELLKQNNFAVLAQDNQPMDALKTAGIERASMVVIAHEKDPDNMLSILSSRKMRPDIRIISVVHNPSLTETAKNAGADMVIPSTVTVGHLLALSAVTKNIVGIVFSERIGAQEIAEFAVFKNSKLIGKGLQEISKCATIIGVLRDGAVIRNLFEPPFLIKEGDTLLVFGEPAGLLELEAKAKAI, from the coding sequence ATGAGTCGCAACAAAAAAATTTTCGATAAAAAACCTCTTAAGCGAAGAACAAAGAAGGAAAGTCGAAAGTTAGGTTTCATTTTTTATCAGGCACTCTATGGCCCATCCGTCTTTCTAAAGGCTATTTATCGACAGCTTATTTTGTTGGCGGTCATGTTTGTTTGGGGAGCCGCAATTTTTTATTACTTTGAAAACATGCCCTATCTTAGTGCGTTGCTTGCGGCGGTTTCAACTGTTACCACTTTGGGCTTTTATGGTCCAAACAACGGAAACCTATTCACAATTGACCCAATGGAAGCAGTGCTCTTAATTATCATGATTGTCATTTCAGTAGGGTTGGTGGCATCCATATTGCAAACCAGCGCAAAAACCATGACTAAAGGCGACCTCGCCAAAGGGCACGCAGAAAAAAAGCTGATTCAGAAGCTAAAGGGACATGTTATTGTTTTAGGTTACACTCATCTTGGCAAATACGTCACAGAAAAGCTTGAGGACATTGGCTTAGACCATGTTGTAGTCACCAAAAACCCCATAAAATACGAGGAATTGCTCAAGCAGAACAATTTTGCAGTGCTGGCACAGGATAACCAGCCGATGGATGCACTAAAAACCGCGGGGATAGAGCGGGCGTCTATGGTTGTGATTGCTCACGAAAAAGACCCCGACAACATGCTCTCCATCCTCAGCTCCCGCAAGATGCGTCCCGACATCCGAATAATCAGCGTCGTGCACAACCCCAGCCTGACCGAAACCGCCAAAAACGCAGGAGCAGACATGGTCATACCATCCACCGTAACCGTCGGACACCTACTGGCACTCTCAGCAGTAACCAAAAACATCGTCGGCATAGTCTTTTCCGAACGCATCGGTGCGCAGGAAATTGCAGAGTTTGCGGTTTTCAAAAATTCCAAACTCATCGGCAAGGGACTGCAGGAAATTTCCAAATGTGCAACCATTATTGGTGTGTTGCGGGATGGCGCGGTGATTCGGAACTTGTTTGAGCCGCCGTTTTTGATTAAGGAAGGGGATACTTTGTTGGTTTTCGGTGAACCCGCAGGACTATTGGAGCTGGAAGCGAAAGCAAAAGCCATCTAA
- the trxA gene encoding thioredoxin yields the protein MSEPFHVTDENFEKTIAENKVVFVDFWATWCGPCRALAPTIQELAGEYAGKAVIGKLDVDENPATAEKFQVFSIPTMVVFKDGKEVERLVGLCAKGRIDSVLKAHL from the coding sequence ATGAGTGAACCCTTTCATGTAACTGATGAGAATTTTGAGAAAACAATAGCGGAAAACAAGGTTGTTTTTGTGGATTTCTGGGCAACCTGGTGTGGACCCTGCCGCGCACTTGCACCGACAATCCAGGAACTTGCAGGCGAGTATGCTGGCAAAGCCGTAATCGGCAAATTGGACGTTGACGAAAACCCCGCCACAGCTGAAAAGTTTCAGGTTTTCAGCATTCCTACTATGGTAGTGTTCAAGGATGGCAAAGAAGTAGAACGTCTCGTGGGGTTATGCGCCAAAGGCCGCATTGACAGTGTGCTTAAAGCGCATCTTTAG
- a CDS encoding ATP-dependent DNA ligase — MDYAVIAEAYEKIEATTKRLEMTDYLVELLKKTPKEVISKVVYLTQGKLYPDFEGIEIGVAEKLAIKALIRASGQKESTITADLQKSGDIGKTAEKTLTKRKQVTFFTKTLDVQRVYETFDKMAKTTGSGAVSTKMALLAGMLSDASPQEAKWIIRTVTGNLRLGLADMTVLDALAIAYGGGKEARQYIERAYNISSDLGRVASVVVEQGLDGIKAFEVMVFEPIRPMLAERLASPEEILEKLGGKCMAEYKYDGERVQAHKNGDKVVLYSRRLEDISSQYPDAITLVRENVKAKEAILEAECVAIDLETGDMRPFQELMHRRRKYGVKEAIEQYPISLFMFDALFVDGQDLTQIDFLKRRRALEKAIIKNERVRVATQKRANNPKQLEDFFEEAISGGCEGLMCKSISENSVYQAGNRGWLWIKYKRDYKSEMIDTVDLVVVGAFHGRGKRAGAYGALLLATYNKAEDTFETVTKCGTGFTDKDIADLHQMLQKHVIPKRNSRVKSILEADVWFEPTLVLEILGAEVTLSPIHMCAMDSIRKGSGLAIRFPRFTGNYRTDKSAEDATVSEETVKMYQGQLKKIGEA, encoded by the coding sequence ATGGATTACGCTGTTATTGCTGAAGCATACGAGAAAATCGAAGCCACCACCAAACGTTTAGAGATGACCGATTACCTAGTGGAGCTACTCAAAAAAACCCCCAAAGAGGTTATCTCCAAAGTTGTTTATCTCACACAGGGCAAGCTGTACCCCGATTTTGAAGGCATAGAAATCGGCGTGGCAGAAAAACTCGCCATAAAAGCGCTTATCCGCGCCTCTGGACAAAAAGAAAGCACAATAACAGCAGATTTGCAAAAAAGCGGCGACATCGGCAAAACAGCAGAAAAAACACTCACCAAACGCAAACAAGTCACATTTTTCACCAAAACCCTCGATGTGCAACGGGTGTATGAAACCTTTGATAAGATGGCAAAAACCACGGGTTCTGGCGCGGTATCCACGAAAATGGCGTTGCTTGCGGGGATGCTCTCGGATGCTTCTCCTCAGGAGGCTAAATGGATTATTCGTACAGTCACGGGTAACCTGCGTTTGGGGCTTGCGGACATGACTGTTTTGGATGCATTGGCGATTGCGTATGGTGGCGGTAAAGAAGCGCGTCAGTATATTGAGCGGGCGTACAATATTTCCTCTGACCTTGGCAGGGTTGCCAGCGTTGTGGTTGAGCAGGGCTTAGATGGCATTAAAGCCTTTGAGGTGATGGTTTTTGAGCCGATTCGTCCCATGCTCGCAGAGCGGCTTGCGTCACCTGAAGAAATTTTGGAGAAGTTGGGCGGTAAATGCATGGCAGAATACAAGTACGACGGCGAACGCGTCCAAGCACACAAAAACGGCGACAAAGTCGTGCTGTACTCACGGCGATTGGAAGACATTTCCAGCCAGTACCCCGACGCAATCACTTTGGTCCGCGAAAACGTAAAAGCAAAAGAAGCCATTTTGGAAGCAGAATGCGTCGCCATTGACCTTGAAACAGGCGACATGCGACCCTTCCAAGAGCTCATGCATCGCAGACGAAAATATGGCGTAAAAGAAGCCATTGAGCAGTACCCGATTTCGCTGTTCATGTTTGATGCGCTCTTTGTTGATGGGCAAGATTTAACGCAGATTGATTTTTTGAAGCGCCGCAGAGCCCTCGAAAAAGCTATAATCAAAAATGAGCGGGTCAGAGTAGCCACGCAGAAACGTGCAAACAACCCCAAACAGCTGGAGGATTTCTTTGAGGAAGCCATATCAGGCGGTTGTGAAGGATTAATGTGCAAATCCATCTCTGAAAACTCTGTTTATCAAGCGGGAAACCGTGGGTGGCTTTGGATAAAGTACAAGCGTGATTACAAGAGCGAAATGATTGATACTGTGGACCTTGTTGTTGTGGGGGCGTTTCATGGTAGAGGAAAACGTGCGGGTGCGTATGGAGCTCTGCTTCTGGCAACCTATAACAAGGCTGAGGACACGTTTGAAACTGTGACCAAATGCGGCACGGGATTTACCGACAAAGACATAGCCGATTTGCACCAAATGCTTCAAAAGCACGTAATTCCCAAGCGAAACTCGCGGGTGAAATCAATTTTGGAGGCAGATGTCTGGTTTGAACCCACGTTGGTTTTGGAGATTTTAGGCGCTGAAGTCACGTTAAGCCCAATTCACATGTGCGCGATGGACAGTATACGCAAGGGTAGTGGCTTGGCGATTAGGTTTCCACGGTTCACGGGCAATTACCGCACAGACAAAAGCGCTGAGGATGCAACAGTCTCTGAGGAGACTGTAAAAATGTATCAGGGTCAACTTAAGAAGATTGGGGAAGCATAA
- a CDS encoding mannosyltransferase family protein translates to MVITKIMIFAVGYSSAYVAVSEPSSLNAGQLLMNMFVHPIGDAPHYLYLAQYGYTNQGDPANFIVFFPLYPLLVRLITFDFAYINLSGLIISFIASTAAVIYLFKITRLDYDENTAKMAVLFLCIFPTAYFLCAQFTEALFLAVSISSLYYARRGSWVFAGFLGFLASLTRLAGLILLPALAVEYLHQRNWRLSEVNWRLFWVILPIFGFLIYLLINYQVTGDFFTFMEVERVHWYQTLDPLEGLRQTIFSFSRPYPDNFIIGYAQLIFAAFGLIMILVGAKLKLRLSYQVYMLLTWLLAVSTSFWISIPRYVIAMFPLFIVLGILSTKKPLGKILIITVSAVFLVTLFYFTWLFAAGVFVF, encoded by the coding sequence ATGGTTATAACTAAAATCATGATTTTTGCTGTTGGATATTCTTCAGCTTATGTTGCAGTTTCAGAACCCTCCTCACTTAACGCGGGTCAACTATTAATGAACATGTTTGTTCATCCCATTGGAGATGCGCCGCATTACCTGTATTTAGCTCAGTACGGCTACACTAACCAGGGTGACCCCGCTAACTTTATCGTGTTTTTCCCACTTTATCCCTTGCTTGTACGATTAATCACCTTTGACTTCGCCTACATCAACCTATCAGGGCTCATAATCTCCTTTATAGCCTCAACAGCAGCCGTCATTTACCTGTTCAAAATAACCAGACTTGACTATGACGAAAACACAGCAAAAATGGCTGTTTTGTTCTTATGCATTTTTCCCACAGCATATTTCTTATGTGCCCAATTCACTGAGGCACTGTTTCTTGCCGTATCAATTTCAAGCCTGTATTATGCCCGACGCGGTAGCTGGGTTTTTGCGGGGTTTTTGGGCTTTCTTGCTTCTTTGACTCGGCTTGCAGGTTTGATTTTGTTGCCTGCCTTGGCAGTGGAATATTTACATCAGAGGAACTGGCGTCTCAGCGAGGTTAATTGGCGGCTTTTCTGGGTGATTTTACCAATTTTTGGGTTTCTGATCTATTTGTTAATTAATTATCAGGTTACAGGAGACTTTTTTACTTTTATGGAGGTTGAGCGGGTGCATTGGTATCAAACTCTTGATCCTCTGGAAGGTTTAAGGCAAACTATATTTTCTTTTTCACGTCCATATCCCGACAATTTTATTATTGGATATGCACAACTCATTTTTGCAGCTTTTGGGCTTATCATGATATTAGTTGGTGCTAAACTAAAACTGCGCTTATCCTATCAAGTCTATATGCTTTTAACGTGGTTGTTAGCGGTTTCAACAAGCTTCTGGATAAGCATCCCGCGCTACGTGATAGCCATGTTTCCACTGTTTATCGTCCTTGGTATATTATCAACTAAAAAACCGCTTGGAAAAATCCTGATAATCACCGTGTCGGCAGTTTTTCTGGTAACCCTGTTCTATTTTACTTGGCTGTTTGCGGCAGGCGTCTTTGTGTTCTAA
- a CDS encoding pyridoxamine 5'-phosphate oxidase family protein encodes MSSFHVRRKDREITDNQEMQQILKQTQYVTIAMCKDNEPYLVSLSHGYDQQKNALYFHCAPEGKKNVFLNANSTVWGQAMLDFGVTDECDYAYTSVHFRGKLVWVEDLGEKHHGLEVLVRQLSKTPEEKLSKIKPEKLAKTTIGRIDIECMTGKKHQAPSLKPTQA; translated from the coding sequence ATGTCCTCTTTTCATGTCAGACGCAAAGACCGCGAAATCACCGACAACCAAGAAATGCAGCAAATCCTAAAACAAACCCAGTACGTCACCATCGCCATGTGCAAAGACAACGAACCCTACCTTGTCAGCCTCAGCCACGGCTACGACCAACAAAAAAACGCCCTCTACTTTCATTGCGCACCTGAAGGCAAAAAAAACGTGTTCCTAAACGCTAACAGCACAGTTTGGGGGCAGGCTATGCTTGATTTTGGCGTAACTGACGAGTGCGATTATGCTTATACAAGTGTGCATTTTCGGGGTAAACTGGTTTGGGTTGAAGATTTAGGGGAGAAGCATCATGGTCTTGAGGTGCTGGTACGCCAGTTGTCGAAGACTCCCGAGGAAAAACTATCAAAGATTAAGCCTGAAAAACTCGCCAAAACAACCATTGGCAGAATAGACATAGAGTGCATGACAGGAAAGAAACATCAAGCCCCCAGCCTAAAACCAACGCAAGCTTAG
- a CDS encoding ArsR family transcriptional regulator, whose protein sequence is MERQGSIKGMGNTPQPSRSRGVKVLKAISSPLRLQILNLLFDKSALSYTELMSNLKMNPSRDAGRFAYHLKFMLKAGLVEADVEAKKYYLTDLGKMVLDVADRVEKKAVKPKGMLVRTSHLTLEEFDANKIANSLIKEAKVPAELAQKAAKEAEKRLLKSKTKYLTASLIREVVNGILIEKGFEDYRHKLTRVGMPIHEVTAAMDAKDANQSSCTILRQAGQTVLGEYTLLNVFPRDIADAHVSGAIHIDNLGTWLLKPNDVVHDMRFFFQNGLTLENQQLLSLPPPEDFEAALNLVFNVLLHSSREVNSMQIYNYFNVSLAPYAKGVDPAVIKEKLRLFVLTVNQHAQVTLGLELLMPKYVMETPFIGSDGKPCGKYGDFQEESQLIADLALQVYNEESAVKPLFNPSLVVKITKETLNQDAAKALIEKAHLLAEKYSSPFFALMLKKDFEYNVYSALGTKLTNDLTGDWETDTMRTGCLGCVTINLPRIAQESGKDKNKFFDLLRERCELAARALFIKSNILRQYGKNSLPFLLKSANGDTYFRIENCSRIINFAGLPEAVETFTEKDIHMPESQKFTEELVQTITTFKHKLGRKHGKRLYPAILFNHEASERLAQLDIEKYGVAKVKFSGTRDKPFYSTTRRLQANLAGSKLELIPEQLETEQKICGLNVGSGLSIVEIGEPQLSAQTLMDLTVHLIEKQPLEYFTYNHVTSYCSNCKKTLLGTPHKCQTCGSISTLNIFDRFNAT, encoded by the coding sequence TTGGAAAGACAAGGAAGCATTAAGGGAATGGGCAATACACCACAGCCTAGCCGTTCAAGAGGCGTCAAAGTTCTAAAAGCCATATCCTCACCTCTTAGGCTGCAAATTCTCAACTTGCTCTTTGACAAAAGTGCCCTCTCCTACACGGAACTCATGAGCAACCTTAAAATGAACCCCAGTCGAGACGCGGGACGCTTTGCATATCACCTCAAATTCATGCTAAAAGCGGGGCTGGTTGAGGCAGATGTTGAAGCCAAAAAATATTACCTAACCGACCTTGGCAAGATGGTTCTTGATGTGGCTGACCGTGTGGAGAAGAAAGCCGTTAAACCCAAAGGTATGCTAGTGCGCACCTCGCACCTCACGCTTGAAGAGTTTGACGCAAACAAAATCGCCAACTCCTTAATCAAAGAAGCCAAAGTCCCAGCTGAACTCGCGCAGAAAGCTGCCAAAGAAGCCGAAAAACGTCTCTTAAAATCCAAAACCAAGTACCTCACTGCCTCGCTTATCCGTGAAGTCGTAAACGGCATCCTAATTGAGAAGGGCTTTGAAGATTACCGCCATAAACTCACACGCGTTGGCATGCCCATTCATGAAGTCACCGCGGCGATGGACGCAAAAGACGCAAACCAAAGCTCATGCACTATCCTCAGACAGGCAGGACAAACTGTGCTTGGCGAGTACACTCTGCTTAACGTTTTCCCACGTGACATAGCCGACGCTCACGTGTCAGGCGCAATTCACATTGACAATTTGGGAACCTGGCTGCTAAAACCCAACGATGTCGTGCATGATATGCGGTTCTTTTTCCAAAACGGTTTAACCCTTGAGAATCAGCAATTGCTTTCGTTGCCTCCTCCTGAGGATTTTGAGGCTGCTTTGAATCTTGTGTTTAATGTTCTTTTGCACAGCAGCCGAGAAGTTAACAGCATGCAAATCTACAATTACTTCAACGTATCCCTTGCACCCTACGCAAAAGGCGTGGACCCCGCCGTAATAAAAGAGAAACTGCGGTTATTTGTTTTAACTGTAAACCAGCATGCGCAGGTCACGCTTGGGTTGGAGCTTTTAATGCCTAAGTACGTCATGGAAACGCCATTTATTGGTTCAGACGGAAAACCCTGCGGTAAATACGGTGATTTTCAAGAGGAGAGCCAGCTTATTGCTGATTTGGCCTTGCAGGTTTACAATGAAGAAAGCGCCGTTAAGCCCCTCTTTAACCCCAGCTTGGTGGTAAAAATAACCAAAGAAACGCTCAACCAAGACGCGGCTAAGGCTCTTATTGAGAAAGCGCATTTACTGGCAGAAAAATACAGCAGCCCCTTCTTTGCGCTCATGCTTAAAAAAGACTTCGAGTATAATGTGTACTCAGCCTTAGGCACCAAGCTTACCAACGATTTAACGGGTGATTGGGAAACCGATACGATGCGCACTGGCTGCTTAGGCTGTGTCACAATTAACTTGCCGCGTATCGCCCAAGAAAGTGGAAAGGACAAAAACAAGTTTTTTGACCTGTTACGGGAAAGATGCGAGCTTGCCGCCCGCGCCTTATTCATTAAGTCCAATATTCTTAGACAGTACGGCAAAAACAGTCTGCCTTTTTTGCTTAAAAGCGCTAATGGTGACACTTACTTTAGAATAGAGAATTGCTCACGAATCATAAACTTTGCAGGGCTTCCTGAAGCAGTGGAAACCTTCACCGAAAAAGACATCCATATGCCAGAAAGCCAAAAATTCACTGAAGAACTGGTTCAAACAATCACCACGTTTAAACATAAACTGGGTAGAAAACATGGTAAACGCCTCTACCCCGCTATCCTATTTAACCATGAAGCTTCTGAGCGTCTGGCACAACTTGACATTGAAAAGTATGGCGTTGCTAAAGTCAAGTTTTCGGGAACCCGTGATAAACCCTTTTACTCGACGACAAGGCGTCTGCAGGCTAACTTGGCGGGGTCAAAACTTGAGCTTATACCTGAACAGTTAGAAACCGAACAGAAGATTTGTGGCTTAAACGTTGGCAGTGGATTGAGTATTGTTGAAATTGGTGAACCACAGCTTTCTGCTCAAACACTGATGGATTTAACTGTGCACCTAATCGAAAAACAGCCACTGGAATACTTTACCTACAACCACGTCACCAGCTACTGCAGTAACTGCAAAAAAACCCTGCTGGGTACACCGCATAAATGCCAAACCTGCGGCTCCATCAGCACGCTTAACATTTTTGACCGTTTCAACGCAACCTAA
- the pyrB gene encoding aspartate carbamoyltransferase has protein sequence MEFKGRDIISIADFSKEEINYILNIAQTMETKAESGSDMLKGKILATLFFEPSTRTRLSFEAAMLKLGGSTIGFADTDIASIKKGENLADTVRTVENYADAIALRHPLEGSARLASEFSKAPIINAGTGAEEHPTQALIDLYTMRKEKGSLDGLKVALLGDLRYGRTVHSLAYALAMYDIELFLVSPQSLKMRSDVLRTIGKIPVTEATSLEEVIPKIDVLYVTRIQRERFPDATEYAKVKGAYKIDAKSLKDAKKDMIILHPLPRVDEIAPEVDATPQAKYFQQVRNGLMVRMALLSLVLGTVQ, from the coding sequence TTGGAGTTCAAAGGCAGAGACATAATCTCAATCGCAGACTTCTCAAAAGAAGAAATTAATTACATTCTAAACATCGCCCAAACAATGGAAACCAAAGCAGAATCAGGCAGCGACATGCTAAAAGGCAAAATCCTCGCCACACTCTTCTTTGAACCCAGCACAAGAACACGTCTAAGCTTCGAAGCAGCCATGCTTAAACTGGGCGGTTCGACCATTGGATTCGCAGACACCGACATAGCATCCATTAAAAAAGGCGAAAACCTCGCTGACACGGTGCGAACCGTGGAAAACTACGCGGATGCAATCGCGCTTAGGCATCCGCTGGAGGGGTCGGCAAGGTTGGCTTCAGAATTTTCCAAGGCTCCAATAATTAATGCTGGAACAGGTGCAGAGGAACACCCCACGCAGGCACTTATTGACCTGTATACTATGCGTAAAGAGAAGGGCAGTCTTGATGGGTTGAAGGTTGCGTTGTTGGGTGATTTGCGGTATGGACGCACGGTGCATTCGCTTGCGTATGCGCTTGCAATGTATGATATTGAATTGTTTTTGGTGTCGCCGCAGAGCTTGAAAATGAGAAGCGATGTACTGCGAACTATTGGCAAGATTCCTGTTACAGAAGCTACAAGTCTTGAGGAGGTAATTCCCAAGATTGATGTGCTGTATGTGACAAGAATTCAGCGGGAAAGATTCCCGGACGCTACTGAATACGCGAAAGTAAAAGGCGCATACAAAATAGATGCTAAAAGTCTAAAAGACGCCAAAAAAGACATGATAATTTTGCATCCGTTGCCCCGAGTGGACGAAATCGCCCCTGAAGTTGACGCCACGCCCCAAGCTAAATATTTCCAACAGGTACGTAACGGCTTGATGGTTCGTATGGCATTGCTTTCACTGGTGCTTGGTACAGTGCAATAA